A section of the Bradyrhizobium oligotrophicum S58 genome encodes:
- a CDS encoding ABC transporter permease, with translation MRILSLAGRRLAASIPTLFLILIGVFLLLQFAPGDTVDAMMAQMGGGDAATARELRRFYGLDLSIPMQLANYLWRLVRLDLGFSAIYGKPVASVILERLPPTLLLMASSLSFAFFFGLVFGVIAARGVNRWPDTLISTFGLIFYATPSFWFGLMAIVVFSIYLQWLPAGGFEDIGAVRTGIWRVLDIASHLVLPSLTLGLIFLAIYLRIMRASMLEVLNLDYVRTARAKGLDETRIITRHVLRNALLPMVTLIGLQAGTMLGGSVIVETVFSLPGLGRLAYESVVQRDLNTLLGIVFVSALLVILVNFITDLLYARLDPRITAES, from the coding sequence ATGCGCATCCTGAGCCTTGCGGGGCGGCGATTAGCCGCCTCCATCCCGACTTTGTTCCTGATCCTGATCGGCGTCTTTCTCCTGCTGCAGTTCGCGCCGGGCGATACGGTCGACGCGATGATGGCGCAGATGGGCGGCGGCGATGCCGCGACCGCGCGCGAGCTACGCCGCTTCTACGGGCTGGACCTCTCGATCCCGATGCAGCTCGCGAACTATTTGTGGCGGCTGGTGCGGCTCGATCTCGGCTTCTCCGCGATCTATGGCAAGCCTGTTGCCTCCGTGATCCTGGAACGGCTGCCGCCGACCCTGCTGCTGATGGCCTCTTCGCTGTCGTTTGCGTTCTTCTTCGGCCTCGTCTTCGGGGTGATCGCCGCGCGCGGCGTCAACCGATGGCCGGATACCTTGATCTCGACATTCGGTCTGATCTTCTACGCCACGCCCTCGTTCTGGTTTGGCCTGATGGCGATCGTGGTATTTTCGATCTATCTGCAATGGCTGCCGGCCGGCGGATTCGAGGATATCGGCGCCGTCAGGACCGGCATCTGGCGCGTGCTCGATATCGCGAGCCATCTCGTACTGCCGTCGCTGACGCTCGGCCTAATCTTTCTGGCCATCTATCTGCGCATCATGCGCGCCTCGATGCTCGAGGTGCTCAACCTCGACTACGTGCGTACCGCGCGCGCCAAGGGCCTCGACGAGACCCGCATCATCACCCGCCACGTCCTGCGTAATGCGCTGCTGCCGATGGTCACGCTGATCGGATTGCAGGCGGGCACCATGCTTGGCGGCTCGGTCATCGTCGAGACCGTGTTCTCGCTGCCCGGCCTGGGGCGCCTCGCCTACGAGTCCGTCGTTCAGCGTGATCTCAACACGCTGCTCGGAATCGTCTTCGTCTCGGCGCTGCTGGTGATCCTGGTCAACTTCATCACCGACCTGCTCTACGCGCGGCTCGACCCGCGCATCACGGCCGAGAGCTAG
- a CDS encoding ABC transporter permease, whose product MDAVKRYFRSPAAVLGLILLLIVVGMAISAGYLYPRDPLALAGRPLIWPFANPRFLLGTDNSGRDIAAQIFHGARISLLIGGVATLIAVTIGVMVGALAGYYGGWIDNILMRMTEAFQTLPNFVLLLVLVAVFGSTLTTVTIAVGIVSWPAPARLTRAEFLSLRSREFVQAGRTLGMRDAQLILGEILPNALPPVIVYAGVVMAVAILLESALAFLRLSDANVASWGNLIGLGRDVLRVQWYVSAIPGVAILVTVLAVSLVGQGLNDALNPRLKQR is encoded by the coding sequence ATGGATGCCGTGAAACGCTATTTCCGCAGTCCTGCCGCGGTGCTCGGCCTGATCCTGCTGCTGATCGTCGTCGGCATGGCGATCAGCGCCGGCTATCTCTATCCGCGCGATCCGCTCGCGCTCGCCGGCCGGCCCTTGATCTGGCCCTTCGCCAATCCACGCTTCCTGCTCGGCACCGACAATTCGGGCCGCGACATCGCGGCTCAGATCTTCCACGGCGCCCGCATCTCGCTCTTGATCGGCGGCGTCGCCACGCTGATCGCGGTTACGATCGGCGTCATGGTCGGAGCGCTCGCCGGCTACTACGGCGGATGGATCGACAACATCCTGATGCGAATGACCGAAGCCTTCCAGACCTTGCCGAACTTCGTGCTGCTGCTGGTGCTGGTCGCGGTGTTCGGCTCGACATTGACGACGGTGACTATCGCGGTCGGCATCGTTTCCTGGCCTGCGCCGGCGCGGCTGACGCGGGCGGAATTCCTGTCGTTGCGCAGCCGCGAATTCGTCCAGGCCGGCCGCACGCTAGGCATGCGCGACGCACAGCTGATCCTGGGCGAGATCCTGCCGAATGCGCTGCCGCCCGTCATCGTCTATGCCGGCGTCGTGATGGCGGTCGCCATCCTCCTGGAAAGCGCGCTCGCCTTCCTGCGGCTATCCGACGCCAACGTCGCCTCCTGGGGCAACCTGATCGGCCTCGGACGCGACGTGCTGCGCGTGCAATGGTACGTCTCGGCCATCCCCGGCGTCGCCATCCTGGTCACCGTGCTCGCGGTGTCGCTGGTCGGCCAGGGCCTCAATGATGCACTGAACCCGCGGCTGAAGCAGCGATGA
- a CDS encoding ABC transporter ATP-binding protein, translating to MSSTDPILDVDRLSVRLPKGADRTHAISEVSLSIAENEIVCIVGESGSGKSMMANAIMRLLPEGVTTDGGRILFCGRDLCTASAAEMRSIRGADIAMVFQEPMTALNPLRTIGDQIGEVLDIHTDLGNAEIRSRVLSLLADVHIPDPPRAAKAYPHELSGGQRQRAMIAMALALDPKLLIADEPTTALDVTTQAQILKLIRELQQRRRTAVLFITHDFGVVAEIADRVVVMQHGVIVEHGPAIDVLRKPQHAYTQQLIAAVPPVAAPPPRKLSEQAILELSGLVKTYRTGGFLGRGERVTHAVKDVSLTLPKGATLGIVGESGSGKSTLARCIIRLIDPDAGSVLLDGEDWARLSRRAIRERTQRMQMVFQDPYASLNPRRKAVELVAQGPIVHGTPRDQALTEARDLFSLVGLDPSAADRFPHEFSGGQRQRIGLARALALKPAVLVADEPVSALDVSVQAQVLRLLTGLRERLGLSIIFITHDLRVAAQICDLVAVMKDGVVVEHGLTHDVFGSPEHPYTQALLEAIPGGDFARTAHA from the coding sequence ATGAGTTCGACAGATCCCATTCTCGACGTCGACCGCCTGAGCGTTCGCCTGCCCAAGGGCGCCGACCGCACCCACGCGATTTCCGAGGTCTCGCTGTCGATCGCCGAAAACGAGATCGTCTGCATCGTCGGCGAATCCGGCTCCGGCAAGTCGATGATGGCCAATGCCATCATGCGGCTGCTGCCGGAGGGCGTGACCACCGACGGCGGGCGCATCCTGTTCTGCGGCCGCGATCTCTGCACCGCCTCGGCCGCCGAGATGCGCAGCATTCGCGGCGCCGACATCGCGATGGTGTTCCAGGAGCCGATGACCGCGCTCAATCCGCTGCGCACGATCGGCGATCAGATCGGCGAGGTGCTGGACATTCACACTGATCTTGGCAACGCCGAGATCAGGTCGCGGGTGCTGTCGCTGTTGGCCGACGTCCACATCCCCGATCCTCCACGGGCCGCAAAAGCCTATCCGCACGAATTGTCCGGCGGCCAGCGCCAGCGCGCGATGATCGCCATGGCCTTGGCGCTCGATCCAAAGCTCCTGATCGCGGACGAGCCGACCACCGCGCTCGACGTGACGACGCAGGCGCAGATTCTCAAGCTGATCCGCGAATTGCAGCAGCGGCGCAGGACCGCGGTGCTCTTCATCACCCATGATTTCGGCGTCGTCGCGGAGATCGCCGACCGCGTCGTCGTGATGCAGCATGGCGTCATCGTCGAGCACGGCCCCGCGATCGACGTGCTGCGCAAGCCGCAGCACGCCTACACGCAGCAGCTGATCGCCGCGGTGCCGCCCGTCGCTGCGCCGCCGCCGCGCAAGCTGTCGGAGCAGGCGATTCTTGAGTTGTCCGGTCTCGTCAAAACCTATCGGACAGGTGGTTTCCTCGGCCGCGGCGAGCGCGTGACACACGCCGTCAAGGACGTCTCGCTCACGCTGCCGAAGGGCGCGACGCTCGGTATCGTCGGCGAGTCCGGCTCCGGCAAATCCACCCTCGCCCGCTGCATCATTCGCCTGATCGATCCGGACGCCGGATCGGTTCTGCTGGACGGCGAGGACTGGGCCCGCTTGTCGCGCCGCGCGATCCGGGAGCGAACGCAGCGGATGCAGATGGTGTTCCAGGATCCGTATGCCTCGCTGAACCCGCGTCGCAAGGCGGTCGAGCTCGTGGCCCAGGGGCCGATCGTGCATGGCACGCCCCGCGACCAGGCGCTGACGGAGGCGCGCGACCTGTTCAGCCTGGTGGGTCTCGACCCCTCCGCTGCCGATCGCTTCCCGCACGAATTCTCCGGCGGCCAGCGCCAGCGCATCGGCCTGGCGCGCGCCCTCGCGCTGAAGCCTGCCGTGCTGGTCGCGGACGAGCCGGTATCCGCACTCGACGTCTCGGTGCAGGCGCAGGTCTTGAGGCTGCTCACCGGCCTACGCGAGCGGCTGGGCCTGTCGATCATCTTCATCACGCACGACCTGAGGGTCGCGGCGCAGATCTGCGATCTGGTTGCGGTCATGAAGGACGGCGTCGTCGTCGAGCACGGTCTCACGCATGACGTGTTCGGCAGCCCAGAGCATCCCTACACGCAGGCCCTGCTCGAAGCCATCCCGGGCGGCGATTTCGCCCGGACGGCGCATGCTTGA
- a CDS encoding NAD(P)/FAD-dependent oxidoreductase, which yields MSTTTDDVRWPPSLWVAQTPPGPDLPMLRGSAQADVVIIGGGFTGLSTALHLREAGTDVAIVEAMEPGWGASGRNNGQVIPTLSRPDPDDLIARHGVAGERFVTMLRDSAQNLFDTVRRYGIEAEHEQTGWVQPVHSPGRIRIAERRFKQWSKFGAPVELLSRDQAREMLGSDAWHGGFWNRTGGHINPLALARGLARTVLGLGGRIYARSPVIDFARRGDRWVVRTAQGELSARALVLASNAYSGEFSKALAPDIAHEVMPVLSWQMATQPLSDNVRKTIIPARQAMSDTHGELYFARYDARNRLVTGGAVIGPGNKAERLKARVGERLQRLWPQIGEVRFDYVWNGYVGMTTDYMPRIHRLGPDAYGWTGCNGRAVALTIPLGAELAKAVRGAPANELALPFTEPVTIPAHALLRPFAPLMLLLYRYRDAREIA from the coding sequence ATGAGCACGACGACAGATGACGTTCGATGGCCGCCTTCCTTGTGGGTGGCCCAGACCCCGCCTGGACCTGATCTGCCGATGCTGCGGGGCAGCGCGCAGGCGGATGTCGTCATCATCGGTGGCGGCTTCACCGGCCTGTCGACCGCGCTGCATTTGCGCGAAGCGGGCACGGACGTTGCGATCGTGGAGGCGATGGAGCCGGGCTGGGGCGCGTCCGGCCGGAACAATGGCCAGGTGATTCCGACACTGTCCCGTCCAGATCCCGATGATCTCATCGCGCGCCACGGCGTGGCCGGCGAGCGCTTCGTCACCATGCTGCGCGATAGTGCACAGAACCTGTTCGATACCGTGCGGCGCTACGGAATCGAGGCTGAGCACGAGCAGACCGGCTGGGTGCAGCCGGTGCATTCGCCAGGGCGGATCAGGATCGCCGAGCGCCGCTTCAAGCAGTGGTCGAAGTTCGGCGCTCCCGTCGAGCTGTTGTCGCGCGATCAGGCGCGTGAGATGCTCGGATCGGACGCATGGCATGGCGGATTCTGGAACAGGACCGGCGGACACATCAATCCGCTGGCGCTGGCACGTGGTCTGGCGCGAACGGTGCTGGGCCTCGGCGGGCGCATCTATGCGCGCTCTCCGGTGATCGATTTCGCAAGGCGCGGTGATCGCTGGGTCGTCCGCACGGCACAGGGTGAGCTGTCGGCGCGTGCGCTGGTGCTGGCCAGCAATGCCTATAGCGGCGAGTTCTCCAAGGCGCTCGCACCTGATATCGCGCATGAGGTGATGCCGGTGCTGTCCTGGCAGATGGCGACGCAGCCGCTGTCGGACAATGTGCGCAAGACGATCATCCCGGCGCGGCAGGCGATGTCCGATACGCACGGCGAACTCTATTTCGCCCGCTATGATGCGCGCAACCGGCTGGTGACCGGTGGCGCCGTGATCGGTCCCGGCAACAAGGCTGAGCGCTTGAAGGCACGCGTCGGCGAGCGCCTTCAACGTCTATGGCCGCAGATCGGAGAAGTCAGGTTCGACTACGTCTGGAACGGCTATGTCGGCATGACCACGGACTACATGCCGCGTATCCATCGCCTAGGTCCCGATGCCTATGGCTGGACCGGCTGCAATGGGCGCGCTGTGGCGCTGACGATCCCGCTCGGCGCCGAGCTTGCAAAAGCGGTTCGCGGTGCGCCGGCAAACGAGCTCGCCCTGCCGTTCACCGAACCGGTGACCATTCCCGCGCATGCGCTGCTGCGGCCGTTCGCGCCGCTGATGCTGCTGCTGTACCGCTACCGCGACGCCCGCGAGATCGCCTAG
- a CDS encoding VOC family protein yields MALKNVIGIDHAVVVVKDLDAAAETWKRLGFTLSPRGTHSAKMGSGNYTIMLDPDYIELLGILAETDHNVPTRNFLAQRGEGIERIAFTAIDSAAGAEEIRSHGFEPIGPIDFERPVPLPDGTISAAKFRVFQWPVAEAPGGLRIFACQHKTRETVWIPELMTHANAAKQLKQALIVTPDPAKDAAHLSRLIDCEGRSEADGAVTVASGGDRADFVFLTRDQLAARYPGVSLAGLPERGGVGLVLASHDLATTEKALGAASVRSGASIVVPPASATGTLLAFVAG; encoded by the coding sequence GTGGCCCTCAAGAATGTCATCGGTATCGATCACGCGGTCGTCGTGGTGAAGGATCTCGACGCGGCGGCCGAGACCTGGAAGCGTCTCGGCTTCACGCTGTCGCCGCGCGGCACCCACAGCGCCAAGATGGGGTCGGGCAATTACACCATCATGCTCGATCCGGATTACATCGAGTTGCTCGGTATTCTCGCCGAGACCGACCACAACGTCCCGACGCGCAATTTCCTCGCGCAGCGCGGCGAAGGCATCGAGCGCATCGCCTTCACGGCGATCGATTCCGCGGCCGGCGCCGAGGAAATTCGCAGCCATGGGTTCGAGCCGATCGGGCCGATCGACTTCGAACGTCCGGTGCCGCTGCCCGACGGCACGATCTCGGCCGCAAAATTCCGCGTCTTTCAATGGCCGGTTGCGGAGGCGCCCGGTGGCCTGCGCATCTTTGCCTGCCAGCACAAGACGCGCGAGACCGTGTGGATTCCGGAGCTGATGACCCACGCCAACGCCGCCAAGCAATTGAAGCAGGCGCTGATCGTGACGCCGGACCCGGCCAAGGATGCAGCGCATCTATCGCGCCTGATCGATTGCGAGGGGCGGAGTGAAGCTGACGGCGCCGTAACGGTCGCCTCCGGCGGCGACCGCGCCGATTTCGTGTTCCTCACACGGGACCAGCTCGCGGCGCGCTATCCCGGCGTGTCGCTCGCTGGCCTGCCCGAGCGCGGCGGCGTCGGCCTCGTGCTGGCGTCGCATGACCTGGCCACCACTGAAAAGGCCCTTGGCGCAGCTTCTGTGCGCAGCGGGGCGAGTATCGTCGTGCCGCCAGCGTCAGCCACCGGCACCCTGCTCGCCTTCGTCGCGGGCTGA
- a CDS encoding 2Fe-2S iron-sulfur cluster-binding protein yields the protein MGKICKIQYNRETFYANVGDILLDGAINSGVDLPHDCRSGICGSCKVTVVDGKLFGGMEGDMAHACQARVVSDLKIITEPVPDTVTMNCEVGDLVRLAPDVVGVTLEMPKPLRFFPGQYAKVQYRGFPTRCYSPTYPMVGAPDSHLLYLHIRILKDGLVSSALGRDIQVGHRVKLTAPLGTAFFRQKHRGRMILVASGTGFAPMWAIAVAAITENPKREIVFIVVSRTLQSFYMHQALCRLARFPNVKIIPIVSEPQNVSPAIRSGRPTEHMPELTPNDIVYTCGAPAMTEAIAKMSRAAGAKCHCDPFVSSAQPSETSGGLMDRLVGWLDSQRGRPAMFQPAE from the coding sequence ATGGGTAAGATTTGCAAAATCCAGTACAACAGGGAAACGTTCTACGCGAACGTAGGCGATATCCTGCTCGACGGCGCCATCAACAGCGGCGTGGATCTGCCCCATGACTGCCGCAGCGGAATCTGCGGATCCTGCAAAGTGACTGTCGTCGATGGCAAGCTGTTCGGCGGCATGGAAGGCGACATGGCGCATGCGTGCCAGGCACGTGTCGTATCGGATCTGAAGATCATCACCGAGCCGGTGCCGGACACCGTGACGATGAATTGCGAGGTCGGCGATCTCGTGCGGCTCGCGCCCGACGTCGTCGGTGTCACCCTCGAGATGCCGAAGCCGTTGCGTTTCTTCCCTGGGCAATACGCCAAGGTTCAGTACCGCGGGTTTCCGACGCGCTGCTACAGCCCGACCTATCCGATGGTCGGCGCGCCCGACAGCCATCTGCTTTATCTGCACATCCGCATCCTGAAGGATGGCCTGGTGTCGTCGGCGCTCGGCCGCGACATTCAGGTCGGCCACCGCGTCAAGCTGACGGCCCCGCTTGGCACCGCATTTTTCAGGCAGAAGCACCGCGGGCGTATGATCCTGGTCGCGAGCGGTACCGGCTTCGCGCCGATGTGGGCGATCGCAGTCGCCGCCATCACCGAGAACCCGAAGCGCGAGATCGTCTTCATCGTCGTGTCGCGCACGCTGCAGTCGTTCTACATGCATCAGGCGCTGTGCCGGCTGGCGCGCTTCCCGAACGTGAAGATCATCCCGATCGTGTCGGAGCCGCAGAACGTCTCGCCGGCGATTCGCAGCGGCCGGCCGACCGAGCACATGCCGGAGCTTACGCCGAACGACATCGTCTACACCTGTGGTGCGCCGGCAATGACCGAAGCTATCGCCAAGATGTCGCGCGCAGCCGGTGCAAAGTGCCATTGCGATCCGTTCGTCTCGTCGGCGCAACCTTCGGAGACGAGTGGCGGTCTCATGGATCGGCTCGTCGGCTGGCTCGATAGCCAGCGCGGCCGTCCGGCCATGTTCCAGCCGGCGGAATGA
- a CDS encoding ethylbenzene dehydrogenase-related protein, with translation MKIRKTDYGTIILHWTLVGATVIAFMTGLRMATEAPGHAWIANNLDWLLPRHRTWTWHMPAGVVLASVAVAYMIYISKSGLGRRVTVDKMRFKGLLGRRPARLGSISVMLHWVLFIAMAILIVTGGMLFFGVASGYVTMMIHWYATWVIPAFVVMHILVHFSIGGKMQLYRVFRPAPLPPPPPKLDPVELLTMLVEQSEKLEEAEAPPKKPAPAARPAAREPMPAPRRMEEPMRGRSEQRMPPGRMRPPPAPSKGNSRRRNPSFQANPFVVATAAAIVIGSAMFAADYYAEDTVTVYRIATSDAPTLDGDSSDRVWRNIQPHMVTTNQGDNFDGTGESRVWIKAAHDGTWVYFLVIWEDPTRSLKQLPLIKKADGWHLLQNGFDKGDENDFNEDKFSMLFTTLPITLAADRTFHMSSQPMPDKPATLSGRGIHYTPAPNLYADAWLWKATSGGPTGWMDDDHFGPPAEPTPDQVKGLTPYKGGFAPDPGTANYSDNFVIDREAARLGNRGVRPKRLPKDVGAMTAAMGEINLDPNIGESEGARWFMTEAESVPYSAEADAQTPIGTVVPGVLISGEFTGDRADIRCAARWAAGHWTLEIARKLDTKSKYDVPIKNGVFMRVAAFDHTQIRHTRQIRPMRLEVQ, from the coding sequence ATGAAGATTCGCAAGACCGACTATGGAACGATCATTCTGCACTGGACGCTGGTTGGAGCCACGGTGATCGCGTTCATGACGGGGCTTCGCATGGCAACCGAAGCACCGGGCCATGCCTGGATCGCCAACAATCTCGATTGGCTGCTGCCGCGACATCGCACCTGGACCTGGCACATGCCTGCGGGCGTCGTGCTTGCAAGCGTCGCCGTCGCCTACATGATCTATATCTCGAAGTCCGGGCTCGGCCGCCGTGTCACCGTCGACAAGATGCGGTTCAAGGGCCTGCTCGGCCGTCGGCCGGCGCGGCTGGGCTCGATCAGCGTGATGCTGCACTGGGTGCTGTTCATCGCCATGGCGATCTTGATCGTCACCGGCGGCATGCTGTTCTTCGGCGTGGCGTCCGGTTACGTCACGATGATGATCCACTGGTACGCGACCTGGGTCATTCCTGCCTTCGTGGTGATGCACATCCTGGTTCACTTCAGCATCGGCGGAAAGATGCAGCTCTATCGCGTGTTCCGTCCGGCGCCGCTGCCGCCGCCGCCGCCGAAGCTCGACCCCGTCGAGCTGCTCACGATGCTAGTCGAGCAGTCGGAGAAGCTCGAGGAGGCGGAGGCGCCTCCGAAGAAGCCGGCGCCTGCTGCGCGGCCTGCAGCGCGCGAGCCGATGCCGGCGCCGCGGCGCATGGAGGAGCCGATGCGGGGGCGGTCCGAGCAGCGCATGCCGCCGGGCCGGATGCGTCCGCCGCCGGCCCCGTCGAAAGGCAATTCGCGCCGCCGCAATCCGAGCTTTCAGGCCAATCCGTTCGTCGTAGCTACGGCGGCGGCGATCGTCATCGGCTCTGCCATGTTTGCCGCCGACTACTACGCCGAGGACACCGTCACGGTGTATCGGATCGCCACCTCGGACGCGCCAACGCTCGATGGCGATTCGTCGGATCGCGTCTGGCGCAACATCCAGCCGCATATGGTCACGACCAACCAGGGCGACAATTTCGATGGCACGGGCGAATCGCGCGTCTGGATCAAGGCGGCCCATGACGGGACCTGGGTCTACTTCCTCGTCATCTGGGAGGACCCGACCCGATCGCTGAAGCAGCTGCCGCTGATCAAGAAGGCCGATGGCTGGCATCTGCTGCAGAACGGCTTCGACAAGGGCGACGAGAACGACTTCAACGAGGACAAGTTCTCGATGCTGTTCACGACGCTGCCGATCACCCTGGCCGCCGACCGAACCTTCCACATGAGCTCGCAGCCGATGCCGGACAAGCCGGCGACACTCTCGGGTCGAGGGATTCACTACACGCCGGCGCCGAACCTCTATGCCGACGCCTGGCTGTGGAAGGCGACGAGCGGCGGTCCGACCGGGTGGATGGATGACGACCATTTCGGCCCTCCGGCCGAGCCGACGCCGGATCAGGTCAAAGGGCTCACGCCGTACAAAGGAGGATTCGCGCCGGATCCGGGCACGGCGAACTATTCGGACAATTTCGTGATCGACAGGGAGGCTGCCAGGCTGGGAAATCGGGGCGTGAGACCGAAGCGCCTTCCGAAGGACGTTGGTGCGATGACGGCGGCGATGGGTGAGATCAACCTCGATCCGAACATCGGCGAGAGTGAAGGTGCGCGCTGGTTCATGACGGAGGCCGAATCGGTGCCGTATTCCGCCGAAGCCGACGCGCAAACGCCGATCGGGACGGTCGTGCCCGGGGTTTTGATCAGCGGCGAGTTCACCGGCGACCGCGCCGACATCCGTTGTGCGGCCCGCTGGGCCGCGGGCCACTGGACGCTCGAAATTGCCCGCAAATTGGACACGAAAAGCAAATACGACGTTCCGATCAAGAACGGTGTCTTCATGCGCGTCGCGGCTTTCGACCACACCCAGATCCGACATACGAGGCAGATCCGGCCGATGCGACTTGAGGTGCAGTGA
- a CDS encoding type I secretion system permease/ATPase, with the protein MKAAAALTDLISGSDDPVTRGLRQAVKRMAGIGVFSGVINILMLSGSVYMMQVNDRVVPSKNLATLIGLSVMILAVYLIQGYFDALRTRMLCRVATVFDASLQDAIHHALATLPLRGTKPMLMQQPLRDLDQLRAFMSSMGPTAFLDMPWIPIFLIGMFLFHPLIGITAVIGTVGIISMTLVTDRLSRQASKSASDTSAARQVLADATQRNAEVIRALGMSDRFAARWNAVNERYLKDNIRASDVYANLGAAAKVLRFILQSGMLGIGAALVVSEQASGGVMMASSILMGRALAPIEIALGSWKQLVAARQGIARLRDICKATAKPEAPPVALPRPFRELTVQELTVAAPGTDRPIVQNVSFSIKAGTGLALLGASASGKTSLSKALVGIWPALNGTVRLDGAALDQWHNEDLGRHIGYLPQDVALFDGSIADNICRFDENASSDAILKAAQIAGVHDIILRLPEGYATRIGQGGMSLSAGQRQRVGLARAVYGDPFLIVLDEPNANLDTDGENALSRAIQIMRQQNQSIVIVISHRPSALNSLNMALVLYEGKAIAFGPCQEIFARVAGAKPPAGPAVTHAAAAPRVAGPTAPPNPNARTLRRAAPAESA; encoded by the coding sequence ATGAAAGCTGCGGCTGCCTTAACTGACCTTATCTCGGGAAGCGACGATCCCGTGACGCGCGGATTGCGCCAGGCTGTCAAACGCATGGCCGGCATCGGCGTGTTCAGCGGCGTCATCAACATCCTGATGCTGTCGGGCTCCGTCTATATGATGCAGGTCAACGACCGCGTCGTTCCGAGCAAGAATCTCGCGACGCTGATCGGTCTGTCGGTCATGATCCTCGCCGTCTATCTCATTCAGGGCTATTTCGACGCGCTGCGCACCCGCATGCTGTGCCGGGTCGCCACCGTGTTCGATGCTAGCCTGCAGGACGCGATTCACCACGCTCTGGCCACCCTGCCCCTGCGCGGCACCAAGCCGATGCTGATGCAGCAGCCGCTGCGCGATCTCGACCAGCTGCGCGCCTTCATGTCGAGCATGGGACCGACCGCGTTCCTGGACATGCCATGGATTCCGATCTTCCTGATCGGCATGTTCCTGTTTCATCCGCTGATCGGCATCACCGCGGTCATCGGCACGGTGGGCATCATCTCGATGACGCTCGTGACCGATCGGCTGTCGCGCCAGGCGAGCAAATCCGCCAGCGACACCAGCGCCGCGCGCCAGGTTCTTGCCGATGCCACCCAGCGCAACGCCGAGGTGATTCGCGCCCTCGGAATGTCCGATCGCTTCGCAGCGCGCTGGAATGCCGTCAACGAGCGTTATCTGAAGGACAATATCCGCGCCAGCGACGTCTACGCCAATCTCGGCGCGGCCGCGAAGGTCCTGCGCTTCATCCTGCAGTCGGGCATGCTCGGCATCGGCGCGGCGCTCGTCGTCTCCGAGCAGGCGTCGGGCGGCGTGATGATGGCGTCGTCGATCCTGATGGGGCGCGCGCTCGCGCCGATCGAGATCGCACTCGGCAGCTGGAAACAGCTGGTCGCCGCGCGTCAGGGCATCGCGCGTCTGCGCGACATCTGCAAGGCGACCGCGAAGCCGGAAGCGCCTCCGGTCGCGTTGCCGCGGCCGTTCCGCGAGCTGACCGTGCAGGAGCTGACGGTCGCAGCGCCGGGCACGGATCGGCCGATCGTTCAAAACGTGTCGTTCTCGATCAAGGCCGGCACCGGTCTCGCCCTGCTCGGCGCGAGCGCCTCCGGCAAGACGTCGCTGTCGAAGGCGCTGGTCGGAATCTGGCCCGCGCTCAATGGCACGGTCCGCCTCGATGGTGCCGCGCTCGACCAGTGGCACAACGAGGATCTCGGACGCCATATCGGCTATCTGCCGCAGGACGTCGCGCTGTTCGACGGCAGCATCGCCGACAACATCTGCCGCTTCGACGAGAATGCGAGCTCGGATGCGATCCTCAAGGCGGCGCAGATCGCAGGCGTGCACGACATCATCCTGCGCCTGCCGGAGGGCTACGCGACGCGAATCGGCCAGGGCGGCATGTCGCTGTCGGCCGGTCAGCGCCAGCGCGTCGGTCTTGCCCGCGCGGTATATGGCGATCCGTTCCTCATCGTGCTCGACGAGCCGAATGCGAATCTGGACACCGACGGCGAGAATGCCCTGAGCCGCGCCATCCAGATCATGCGGCAGCAGAACCAGAGCATTGTGATCGTCATCTCACATCGTCCCAGCGCACTGAATTCGCTCAACATGGCGCTGGTGCTCTACGAGGGGAAGGCGATCGCATTCGGTCCCTGCCAGGAGATCTTTGCCCGCGTCGCCGGCGCCAAGCCCCCTGCTGGACCGGCCGTCACGCACGCCGCCGCTGCCCCAAGGGTTGCTGGTCCCACAGCGCCTCCGAATCCGAACGCCCGAACGCTTCGTCGCGCCGCCCCAGCAGAAAGCGCTTGA